The DNA window GTTATTGGTCAATTGGGGTGTTATCTATGGGATATGATGGTGCCGATTCGGAGGCTTGTTGATCTCGGGCCCCGAAGTGTTGTCAAAGAATGTGTTGTATCCCTCCATTACGAGAGGTCTTGAGAGGGGGATCAGTATCCCTTCGATCCAAGGAGTGGACCGAATAGCGTACTGGATTGATTGCTCAATCTACGTAGTATGCACGAATGATGGCAACTTTGAAGGGAACAACGTCTGGTAATAGTGCAATTAAATTAAATGACTGAATGACATATAAAACTGCAATTGACTGTACGCTCAACTGACATCTCTACGAGGAGCCTCATCAAAGACCTTTCTCAATCTCTCATCCAACCATTTCACATCCTCCATGTTCCCAGGCGGTCCACCAGCCCAATGTCCCCAAATAGAAGGGTAAACATCCAGACTCGCATTGTCTCCCATGCACTGAACCTCATACTCTGAGTCCTCGGGCCTAAAAAgtcagcatcagcaccatCCACAACACCACGGGTTACTCACGGAAAGTAGAGATCCGTCTTGCTAGGAAGAACCAAGATCCTCGCTTTGACCCCCCTCATCGCCTTCTCAAAATCCCCATCATACGGCTCCTGCTTACTCACATCTCCCGCCTGCCACGTGTGAAGCATTACGAGCAGATTCTCAGGGTCTTTGCTAAGCGCCCACTTCTCCCAGAAATTCTTCATAAACTCTTCAAGATCCGCCGCGCCGTAATGCTTCTTGAACAATTCATGTCGGTAGAACGCCTGCGAGAAACCCCAGCCTGCATAGCCCCTCCCAAAAGCCTTCAAGCCAAcgtctttctctttctcggTCCATTTTCTGTCTGTGGTTTCGACGCGTCCTTGGATACTTCCTGCAGATGTGCAGCCCTTTGCTGCGAGGAGCGCTGACTTGACGCCCTCGAGAAAGACTTGGTTGTGAAGAGATGTCTTGGCTGATCCGCAGAAGGGGACGCAAATGTCCATAAAGTCGGGGTATTGCGTAGCCCATTGAAATGTCTGCGCCGCACCCATCGACCAACCCAAAACAGCCCGTAGATGCTTCACTCCAAGATGGCCCATCAATTGATGCTGGGCCTTGACATTGTCGTAGAACGAAACATCAGGAAACGGACTGATATCCGAGTTTGACGGACTCGTAGACTGCCCATTCCCAAAAAGAGCCGTTATGATAATAAAGTACCTCCCCGGATCAAGAGTCTTGTCCTTCCCAACAAGCCACTCATTATCGGATATCGCACCCGAGAACCAACTCGGATAAAGCACAGCCGGAAGTCCAGCCTCGCCAAAAGTCTTGTACGCAATCACCGCATCTGGCAAGACCTTGCCATTCTGAAGCTCAAAGTCTCCGAGGGAAAAAGTCTTGACGTCCATGGTTGCTGCTCGACACCCTCATCTGCCGAGGACACCCCCATCTCATATACCAATCTCGATACGGCCGCGGCGTACAGTGTCCAGACTGTACCGGCGGCATGCTAATCGCGGGGTTTCGCCCTTGGGTGACAATGCAACCACCTGCTTTATCAGGAATGTCACAAGACGAGCTTATCATCTTATCTCGTGCGGAGATGCGGAGGCGTGCGGCGAGATAGTCTTATCTATCAACTACACTATCACTATTATAAGAAGATACAATTGAGACAATTCAAAGACACTATTTGtatcatctcatcaacaatcagTACAATGCCTGGCAAGATCCGTACAGCTCAATCCGTGTCCTTTGACAAACCTGCCTCAGAGCAGCCTCATCTCCACAACAGATGGCATCCAGATGGTATGCCTCCAATTAACCCAATTGACAGATCGCTAATCTTGTAGTTCCCAGTATTGCAACCGTTGAACCAGGAGAGACAGTCAAGATAGAATGTCTCGACTGGACAGGTGGTCAAATCGGCAACAATGACAGCGCAGACGATGTTCGCGATGTTGACCTAACTAAAATCCACTACCTAACCGGCCCATTCGA is part of the Fusarium fujikuroi IMI 58289 draft genome, chromosome FFUJ_chr07 genome and encodes:
- a CDS encoding related to homoserine acetyltransferase family protein, with the translated sequence MDVKTFSLGDFELQNGKVLPDAVIAYKTFGEAGLPAVLYPSWFSGAISDNEWLVGKDKTLDPGRYFIIITALFGNGQSTSPSNSDISPFPDVSFYDNVKAQHQLMGHLGVKHLRAVLGWSMGAAQTFQWATQYPDFMDICVPFCGSAKTSLHNQVFLEGVKSALLAAKGCTSAGSIQGRVETTDRKWTEKEKDVGLKAFGRGYAGWGFSQAFYRHELFKKHYGAADLEEFMKNFWEKWALSKDPENLLVMLHTWQAGDVSKQEPYDGDFEKAMRGVKARILVLPSKTDLYFPPEDSEYEVQCMGDNASLDVYPSIWGHWAGGPPGNMEDVKWLDERLRKVFDEAPRRDVS